The sequence ACGGCGGCGAACGCCGCGCGCGGCACGGCCGCGTTCTGCGTGACGAAGTAGCGGCCGGGCGCCGGGCCCGGTCCCAGCCGCGCCACGCCGCGCGTGTCGAGGTAGCGCAGGTGCGGCGCGTCGACCAGTTCGGGCGCGGTCACGGCGTAACCGATGGTGCCGTCGGTCGGGTGCCGCCCGAGCAGTTCGAGGTGCGCGGCCAGCAGCCCGGGCGGCGCCACGATGTCGTCGTCCAGGAACACCAGCCAGCGCCCGCGGGCCGCCTCGGCGCCCAGATTGCGCGCCCGTGCGCGGCCCACATTGGCCGGCGGCGTCACCACCCGCAGCCGTGAGCCGGGCCCTGCACCGGCCTGCTCGAGCCAGGCGCCGGTGTCATCCGTGGAACCGTCGTTCACGACGACGATCTCCCACTCCGTACCGATCGGCAGCACCTGGGCATCCAGCGCCGCCAGGGTGCGCTTCAGCAGCGCGCACTTGCTGTGCGTGGGAATGACCACCGAGATCATCACGGCGCACCGCCGCCTTCGCGCAGCGCCGCCAGACTGGCCTCGGCCGGCCACGGCGTGCCCTCGAGCAGGTGTGCGAAGATGCGATCGACGATGCGCATGTTCCCGGCAAACCCGGCGTGACGATGGGCCACGACAAGCGCCGCGGCGCCCAGCTCCGTCCGCAGGTCTGCGGATGCCGCCAGCTTCAGCATGGCGCCCGCCAGCGCCTCGACATCGCGTGGCGGGACGACCAGCCCCGAGACGCCGTCCTGCACCCACTCGCAGGCCGAAGCCAGGCCCGAGACGATCACGGCCCTGCCGGTGGACATCGCCTCGAGCAGGCTCACGGCCGTCGCATCCACCGACGGCACGGAGATGAAGGCATCGCACGCCTGCAGAGCTGTCGCGAACTCGTCGTGCGGCAGGCGCCCGGCGACGACAGCGCGTCCCGACAGGCCGGCGCCCTCGACCATGGCGGCGAACGGCGCCGGGTCGCCCTCGTAGCCGCTGAAAAGGAAGCGCGCCCGCGGCTCGGCTGCCGCCACCCGCGAAGCGGCGGCAATGACGATGTCGATGTTGTAGTACGGCTGGGTGTAGCTGCGCGGCGAGAAAAAGACCAGGTCGTCGGGTGCGAACCCGCGCGCGCGTCGCCACTCGTCGGCATCGGCGGGCCGGAAGACCTCGAAATCGACGCCCCACAGCACACGGAAGCTGCGGTCCGGATCAGCGCCGAGCGTTGCGCTCACCGCGAGGATATCGGCCGAGTCGCCCGTCAACGCATCGCAGCCGCGCAGCGCCGCGCGCGCCAGGCGGTTCTTCAGCGCGCTCTCGAACGGCGTCACGTAGACGTCGTCGCCCCACACGGTCAGCACGTTCGGGTGGAAGCCCGAGTAGTGCCCCCAGTAGCCGTAGCCGGTCAGGAAATGCGTGTTGAGAAGGTCGGGACGCAGCCGGCGCAGGCAGGCGCGCACCTCGAGCAGCGACATCGCGTAGCGGACCGGCTTCAAATGTCCGAACGGAAGGGGCCCGCCCCCGCGCCGGATGTCGTGCACCGTCACGCCGGGCACCTCGCCCGGTTGCACGGTCAGCAGGTGGCAGTCGTGCCCCTGCGCGGCGAACCAGCGGATCCACCGTTCGGTGTGGATGTGGCGACCGATGGAAAGGAACGCCAGGCGCACGCGGATACTCCCTGGGGCTCAGGTCCCGCGCGCGGCCGGCGCGCAGCGGGAATCGGCGGTGGTGCCGGGAGCCGGACTCGAACCGGCACGGAGCTGGCTCCGAGGGATTTTAAGTCCCTTGCGTCTACCCGTTTCGCCATCCCGGCCCGGGATGTCGCCTTGCCGCCGCCCATCATCGGAATCCGGGCCTGCGCTGTCAATCAGCACAAAAAAAACGGCGCCAGGCCGTGGCTGCATGATGCGATGTCGTCAGGTGGAGGCGGCACCCGGACTCGAACCGGGGATAACGGTTTTGCAGACCGTCGCCTTAGCCACTTGGCTATGCCGCCTCCGTAGCGGGGAAGTATGTTCGCTCGATGCGATCGTGTCAACCGGACCGGACCGGGCCGGAAACGAAAAACGGGGAGGACCGGATCGAGCCAAAAAAAACGGGGAGGATCCGGTGGATCCTCCCCGTCCGATCTGGAGCGGGCAACGAGACTCGAACTCGCGACATCTACCTTGGCAAGGTAGTGCTCTACCAACTGAGCTATGCCCGCTCGAAAGGTCCAGAACAAATAATAACGGCCACTCTCTTTGTCAAATCGATTTTGACGATCCCGCCAGCAACTGCCTGTACAGGGCCGCCGTATCGGCCGCGACCCTGTCCCAGTCGTAGTTCTCGCGCGCATGGGCCTGCGCCGCAAGGCCCAGCCGCTGTCGCCGCGGTTCGTCGCGCAGCAGCGCGACCAGTTCCCGCCGCAGGTCGCCGGCATCGCCGCTGCGGAACGACGCCGCGGCGTCGCCTCCCGCCTCGAGGTTCGGCGGGATGTCGCTGACCAGGCAGCACCGCCCGTAGCTCATCGCCTCGAGGAGCGAGATCGACAGGCCCTCCAGGGTCGACGGCAGCACCATCACCGAGGCCGCGGAATAGAGCTCCTCGAGCCGCGGACCGTTCACGAAGCCCGGGAACAGGACGTCGTCAGGCGCCTCGCGCCGCAGGCGGTCGGCGTAGCCGTGTGTGAACCCGGCGTCGCCGGCCACGACCAGCCGGTACGCGGCCCGCTGGTCGGCCGGCAGCCCCTGCCAGGCCTCGAGCAGCAGGTGGCAGCCCTTCTCCGGCACCAGGCGCGCCACGAACAGGACGAACGGACGGTCCACTCCCAGGGCGCCCAGGTGTTCGGGCGCGCGCACCGTCGGGGCCCCGATCCCGTTGGGGATGTAGTCCACGCTGCGGTGGTGCGACTGCCGGTAATGTTCCGCCAGGGCCTTCGAGACGACGATGGTGCGGTCGGGCAGGGCGGCACTGGCCCACTCCCCCGCGCGCAGCACGCCCCTGGCGACCGGTCCCCATTTCTCGCGTTGCCAGTCCAGGCCGTGCACGGTGACCACGGTGCGACGGCGCCCCAGCCAGCGCGGCACCCCCGAGAGCAGGCCCGGCCCCAGCGCATGGTAGTGGACGATGGCGGCCTCGCGCCGCAGCACGTCGAAGGACGCGGCGACGGTGTGGCTGATCGCATCGAGGTGCTTGGTCGGAATGGACGGCAGCCGCCGGACGGAGACGCCGGGCAGGCCGCTCTCGCCGTCCAGGGCGCTGTAATGGGGCCGGCTGTAGATCTCGACGGAGAAGCCGTGGCCGGGCAGGCGCGCCGCCAGCTCGGCCACGTGCTTCTCGATGCCGCCGTGAACCGGCGGGTAACCCTTCTGCCCGATCATGGCCACGCGAATGAGTTGTCCCGGCACCCGGTCCTCCCCGCCCGCGCCCGGATCAGGCGTCGTCATGCAGGTCAGGCATCGTACTTCAAGTCGATGCGCCGGCCGTTCTCCTTCATCGAGAGGCAGGCGCCTTCCAGCACCTGCACCACGCGCAGTCCGTGGTCCCCCGAGCTGAGCGGCGAGGCGGTGCCGCGAATCTCGTCGAGGAACTGCGCGGTCTCGGCCTTCAGCGGCTCCACGGTGTCCAGGCGCGGGATGAACACGTCGCCCGAGCGGTACAGGAGCTGGAACTCGCCGAAGTTCTCGTAGTGCGGCTGCACGTCGACGCCCTTGTCGTAGACGCGGATCTTCTCCGACGGCGACACGTCATCGTACACCAGCATCTTGCGGCTGCCGACGAAAGTGCACAAGCGGATCTTGTTCGGGTCCAGCCAGCTGACGTGGATGTGCACGAGGCGTCCGCCCGGATACTCCAGCGTCACGAAGGCCACGTCCTCGATGCCCAGTTCCTTCTGCACGTAGCAGTGGCCCACCGCGCTCACGGAGACCGGGTCCGCACCGAACAGGTAGTTCAGCATCGCGACGTCGTGGGGCGCCAGGTCCCAGACCACGTTCGCGTCCTTCTGGAAGATGCCCAGGTTCACGCGCGAGATGTTCACGTAGTAGATCTCGCCCAGTTCCCCCGCTTCCATCAGCGTCTTGATCTTACGAACGGCGGGCGTGTAGACGAAGGTGTGGCCGACCATCACCTGCAGGCCGCGCTTGGCCGCCAGCGCGTTCAGGGCGCGGCAGTCGGCGCTCGTCGTCGCCATGGGTTTTTCCAGGAACAGGTGCTTGCCCGCCTCGAGGACCTCGCGGCCGAGGGGGTAGTGCGTGGTCATCGGCGTGGCCACGACCACGGCCTGCACTTCGGGATCCTCGAGGATCTGCCGGTAGTTCGTGGTCTTGATCGTCGAGGGATACAGCAGGCCGACATGGTTGAGGCGCTTCTCGTCCAGATCCGAGATGTACGCCAGCTGGGCGCCCTTCTGAGCCGCGAAATTCCGGATCAGGTTCGGTCCCCAGTAACCGCAACCGATGACACCCATCTTGATCATGCCCGCCCGCCTTCCTCGCGCGGTCGCGGACGTCGGCCCCCGCGGGGCGAACGCGCGCTGACCGGCAGTTTGTGGAACAGAATCCCTCTGCAGGATGTACCGCGAGCCGCAGGCGGTCAAGCGTCAGCCGACGCGCGACCGCCGCGGCGGGTCAATACCCGCCGGTGCCCCGAAAAACGACCGGAACGGTCTTGGCGATGATGGCCAGGTCTCTCCGGAACGACCACTCGTTGATGTAGCGGATGTCCAGGCGGACCATCTCGTCGAAGCTGACGGAACTGCGCCCCGAGATCTGCCACAGGCCGGTCAGGCCCGGCACGGCCTTCAGCCGCTCCATGTGCCACGGCTGGTAGTTCTCGATCTCGTAGGCGATGGGCGGGCGCGGGCCCACCAGGGACATGTCGCCCCGGATGATATTGAGCAGCTGGGGCAGTTCGTCCAGGCTGGTGCGGCGCAGGAAGGCACCGATCGGCGTGATGCGCGGGTCGCGCTTCAGCTTGAACACCTTCTCGCCCGAATTGGACGCCGCGCAGCCGCCTTCGTCGCCATTGATGAACATGGCGGCAAACTGCCGGTGGATGGTGTCGTCGCTGTTGTGGACCATCGAGCGGAACTTGTAGAACTTGAACGGCCGGCCGTCGCGACCCAGCCGTTCCTGAACGAACAGCACAGGTCCTGGACTGCTCCGCTTGATCAGCAGGCAGATCAGCAGGAACAGGGGCGAAATGGCCGCCAACGCCAAACCGGCTACGACGACATCCACGAGCCGCTTCAGGCGACCCTGGTTGCCGTAGTAACGCGTGGTGTCGGCTGGAATGAAGAGCCGGGGTGCACTGACCGCATAAGAGCCGCCAACGACCGCCACCGCTGCCGCGTCATCCTTCATGGTGCACTATCTCCCTTTGCCGAAGCAAAGACGTTGTAAGTTGCCCTGAAAGGCTGAGAACGCGTTAGCGATGTTCCATGCGGTCCTTCCGCTGGGGTCCCGTGGGTCCGGTCAGGTCGGCCGTACGTTCGGCGGTCCTGCCTTCTTTGAGATCCTGATGATAGCACCTTTGCTGCGATTTCGTCTAGTGCTCAAATGTATTTTTTTCATGTAGTCCGGCGGGCACCCCCCGGACCGTCCCATCCGGAAAGTCCCCGTGGCGGTAAAGCTATTCAATATCAACAACCTGGGTCCGGGGAACATTTCTTTTGCCTAAGATGGTGCGGCCCTCTATCGTAAACCGCTCCCGACCACGAGGGCCGGGCAACTCGAGAGGAGCTAGAGAATGCCTGAGCATCGACAGATCCAGCCCGCCACCGGGAAACTGGGCATCCTGACCCCCGGCATGGGTGCGGTATCTTCCACCTTCATGGCCGGCGTCATCGCCATCCGGAAGGGCCTGCGCCTGCCCATCGGCAGCACGACACAGATGGGCCACATCCGGCTCGGCAAACGCACCGAGAACCGCCAGCCCCTCATCAAGAATTTCCTCCCGCTGACCGACCTCGAGAACATCGAGTTCGGGGGCTGGGACATCTTTGACGTCTCCTGCTACGAGGCCTCGATCACCGCCGGTGTCCTGGAAAAGGACCTCCTTGAGCAGATCCGCCCCGAGCTCGAGGCCATCCGCCCCATGAAGGCGGTGTTCGACCAGCACTACGTCAAAAAGCTGACCGGCACGCACGTCAAGAAGGGCACCAAGATGGAGCTGGCCGAGGCCGTCATGCAGGACATGGCGGACTTCAAGAAGGCCAAGAAGTGCGAACGCCTGGTCATGGTCTGGTGCGGATCGACCGAGATCTACCTCAAGCGTACCGCCGTGCACGAGACGCTGGCCTCGTTCGAGAAGGGCCTGCGCGAAGACAGTCCGGACATCCCGCCCAGCATGATCTACGCCTACGCGGCCATCAAGTCCGGCGTCCCCTACGCCAACGGTGCGCCGAACCTGGGCCCGGATGTCCCGGCCCTCGAGCAGCTGGCCAAGGCCAACGGCGTCGGCATCTGCGGCAAGGACTTCAAGACCGGCCAGACGCTGATCAAGACCGTGCTGGCCCCCGGCTTCAAGGCCCGCCAGCTGGGCGTCGCCGGCTGGTTCTCGACGAACATCCTGGGCAACCGCGACGGCGAAGTGCTGGACGACCCCGAGTCGTTCAAGTCGAAGGAAGAGACGAAGCTCGGCGTGCTGGACGCGATCCTGCAGCCGGACCTCTACCCCGACCTCTACGGCAACCTCTTCCACAAGGTGCGGATCAACTACTATCCGCCGCGCGGGGACAACAAGGAAGGCTGGGACAACATCGACATCTTCGGCTGGTGCGGCCGGCCGATGCAGATCAAGGTCGACTTCCTCTGCCGTGACTCGATCCTCGCCGCCCCGCTGGTGCTCGACCTGGCCCTGCTGCTGGACCTCGGCATGCGCGCCAAGATGCCGGGCGGGATCCAGGAGTGGCTGTCGTTCTACTTCAAGAGCCCGGTGGTGCCCGACGGCCTGTACGCAGAGCACGACCTGTTCATCCAGCAGACCAAGCTGAAGAACACCATGCGCTGGATGATGGGCGAAGATGTGATCACCCACCTCGGCCAGGACTACGCGGACGAGTAGCCGGCCATCGTGAGTGGATCCTGGACAGATGATCAGTTGAACAGATGACCGGCTCCGGGCCCATGCCGGAGCCGGTCTTGTCGCCGCCCCTGCCGCAGGTGTGGCCCAAACAGGCCGTCGTAACCAGGACCGGGAGTCGGGATATGGACTTCACATTCGATGTGCGGCCGGTAGGTCCCCTGCGGATGAATGCGGTGCTCGTGACTTCTCCCGGGACCGGCGAGGCCGTACTGATCGACCCGGGCGACGAGCCGGCGCAGCTGCTCGCGTGGGTCAAGGCCTCGGGCTGCCGGGTCACGGCCCTGCTGGCGACCCACGGCCATTTCGACCACGTGGGCGCCGCCGCCGAGGTGGGCGCCGCGCTGGGCCTGCCCCTGCGCTGCCATCCCGACGATGCGCCGATGATCCGCCAGATGCCGCTCATCCAGGAAGGCTACGGGTTCCCGGCCACCGCCGTGCCCACGCTCGTCACCGACCTGGTCGACGGCGCGCGGGTGCCCCTGGGTGACGGGTTCCTCGAGGTGGTGCACGTACCCGGACACGCCATGGGCGAGGTCATGTTCGTGCTGCCGGGGCTCGCGATCGTCGGCGACTGCCTGTTCGCCGGTTCGGTGGGACGCACCGACCTGCCGGGCGGCGACTTCGCGACCCTGGAAAAAAGCATCCGGGAGCGCATCTACACGCTCCCGGACGCAACGATCGTCGTCAGTGGCCACGGCCCGGACACGACAGTGGGCCGCGAGAAGGCGACCAACCCCTACGTGCGGGGCTGACGCCCCGACGTTTTCGGTCCCTCCGGCGCTCAGCCCTCTTCAGCGGCCTCGCGCGTGAGCTCCATGTGCTCACGCAGTTCGACCTTCCGCTTCTCCAGCTTCTGGTGCTTCTTCAGGAATTCCTTCTTGATCCAGTCGCGGTACAGCGACGCGCCCAGGCAGCCCGAATCGTAGGCGTAGATGCTCTGCGAGGCGGCAGGCGCTTCCTCGATCTTGATGTTCGTCGTGATGATCGTCTTGAAGACATCGTTCGGGCCGAAGACGTTCCCGAGTTCCTTCTTCATGTTCTTCTGCAGCGGCGTGCGGCCGTCCTTCATCGTGACCAGGACGCCCATCAGCTGCAGCCAGATGTTCTGGCGCTCCTGCACGCGCTCGATGAGCTGCTTCATCTGGTGCAGCGTCGGGATCGCCAGGCCGGTGCACGGCGTCGGGATCAGCGCATAGTCGGCCGCCACCAGCGCGTTCTGCGTGAGCACGCCGAGGTCGGGCGGCGTGTCGATGATGATCCAGCCGTACGAGGTCGACAGCGCCTGGACCACCTTGGCCAGGCGGTCGGTGATCTGGGTCTTGGCCATGCTCTCCAGCGAGGGGCTGGCCGGCAGCAGGTCGATGTTCTCGTCGTAGATGGTCGACGCGATGCCGTCCTGCGGGGTGATGGCCCGGCGCAGCACGTCGAACACGCTGCGCGCCGGCGGTTCGCCGTCCAGCTTGCCCAGCAGGGTGCTCGTGGCGCAGCCGTGGGGATCCATGTCGATGATCAGGCAGGATGAGGTCACATCGCTGTATCGGGTCAGGCCCGCCGCCAGGTTGATGGCTGTGGTGGTCTTGCCCACTCCGCCCTTGTGGTTCACGACGGCGATCACATTACCCATTGGGAATCCCCCGCAGGCTCGGGTTGGGAGGGTACAGGGCGAAGGTTCTCAATATAGGAGTCATTGGGCCGGGCTGAAAGAAAATTCCCCGCCGGCAGGGTATTTGTCCCCTGCAGTGGAC comes from bacterium and encodes:
- a CDS encoding glycosyltransferase yields the protein MMISVVIPTHSKCALLKRTLAALDAQVLPIGTEWEIVVVNDGSTDDTGAWLEQAGAGPGSRLRVVTPPANVGRARARNLGAEAARGRWLVFLDDDIVAPPGLLAAHLELLGRHPTDGTIGYAVTAPELVDAPHLRYLDTRGVARLGPGPAPGRYFVTQNAAVPRAAFAAVGGFDEAFLSYGFEDMEVAFRLEDRAGVRFQCLPSPVPVHVHHHTFSQLLAKRRECGRGSLRLLAERHPGRLREMSLHHVIDGPGQPSAGAVSRLLRAALDAGLAAPLTPLLARWPLGRGPRPPAFGLYVRLMNLAVLAAYRQGVRETAR
- a CDS encoding glycosyltransferase; amino-acid sequence: MRLAFLSIGRHIHTERWIRWFAAQGHDCHLLTVQPGEVPGVTVHDIRRGGGPLPFGHLKPVRYAMSLLEVRACLRRLRPDLLNTHFLTGYGYWGHYSGFHPNVLTVWGDDVYVTPFESALKNRLARAALRGCDALTGDSADILAVSATLGADPDRSFRVLWGVDFEVFRPADADEWRRARGFAPDDLVFFSPRSYTQPYYNIDIVIAAASRVAAAEPRARFLFSGYEGDPAPFAAMVEGAGLSGRAVVAGRLPHDEFATALQACDAFISVPSVDATAVSLLEAMSTGRAVIVSGLASACEWVQDGVSGLVVPPRDVEALAGAMLKLAASADLRTELGAAALVVAHRHAGFAGNMRIVDRIFAHLLEGTPWPAEASLAALREGGGAP
- a CDS encoding glycosyltransferase family 4 protein translates to MPGQLIRVAMIGQKGYPPVHGGIEKHVAELAARLPGHGFSVEIYSRPHYSALDGESGLPGVSVRRLPSIPTKHLDAISHTVAASFDVLRREAAIVHYHALGPGLLSGVPRWLGRRRTVVTVHGLDWQREKWGPVARGVLRAGEWASAALPDRTIVVSKALAEHYRQSHHRSVDYIPNGIGAPTVRAPEHLGALGVDRPFVLFVARLVPEKGCHLLLEAWQGLPADQRAAYRLVVAGDAGFTHGYADRLRREAPDDVLFPGFVNGPRLEELYSAASVMVLPSTLEGLSISLLEAMSYGRCCLVSDIPPNLEAGGDAAASFRSGDAGDLRRELVALLRDEPRRQRLGLAAQAHARENYDWDRVAADTAALYRQLLAGSSKSI
- a CDS encoding Gfo/Idh/MocA family oxidoreductase; translation: MIKMGVIGCGYWGPNLIRNFAAQKGAQLAYISDLDEKRLNHVGLLYPSTIKTTNYRQILEDPEVQAVVVATPMTTHYPLGREVLEAGKHLFLEKPMATTSADCRALNALAAKRGLQVMVGHTFVYTPAVRKIKTLMEAGELGEIYYVNISRVNLGIFQKDANVVWDLAPHDVAMLNYLFGADPVSVSAVGHCYVQKELGIEDVAFVTLEYPGGRLVHIHVSWLDPNKIRLCTFVGSRKMLVYDDVSPSEKIRVYDKGVDVQPHYENFGEFQLLYRSGDVFIPRLDTVEPLKAETAQFLDEIRGTASPLSSGDHGLRVVQVLEGACLSMKENGRRIDLKYDA
- a CDS encoding sugar transferase; its protein translation is MKDDAAAVAVVGGSYAVSAPRLFIPADTTRYYGNQGRLKRLVDVVVAGLALAAISPLFLLICLLIKRSSPGPVLFVQERLGRDGRPFKFYKFRSMVHNSDDTIHRQFAAMFINGDEGGCAASNSGEKVFKLKRDPRITPIGAFLRRTSLDELPQLLNIIRGDMSLVGPRPPIAYEIENYQPWHMERLKAVPGLTGLWQISGRSSVSFDEMVRLDIRYINEWSFRRDLAIIAKTVPVVFRGTGGY
- a CDS encoding inositol-3-phosphate synthase; its protein translation is MPEHRQIQPATGKLGILTPGMGAVSSTFMAGVIAIRKGLRLPIGSTTQMGHIRLGKRTENRQPLIKNFLPLTDLENIEFGGWDIFDVSCYEASITAGVLEKDLLEQIRPELEAIRPMKAVFDQHYVKKLTGTHVKKGTKMELAEAVMQDMADFKKAKKCERLVMVWCGSTEIYLKRTAVHETLASFEKGLREDSPDIPPSMIYAYAAIKSGVPYANGAPNLGPDVPALEQLAKANGVGICGKDFKTGQTLIKTVLAPGFKARQLGVAGWFSTNILGNRDGEVLDDPESFKSKEETKLGVLDAILQPDLYPDLYGNLFHKVRINYYPPRGDNKEGWDNIDIFGWCGRPMQIKVDFLCRDSILAAPLVLDLALLLDLGMRAKMPGGIQEWLSFYFKSPVVPDGLYAEHDLFIQQTKLKNTMRWMMGEDVITHLGQDYADE
- a CDS encoding MBL fold metallo-hydrolase, yielding MDFTFDVRPVGPLRMNAVLVTSPGTGEAVLIDPGDEPAQLLAWVKASGCRVTALLATHGHFDHVGAAAEVGAALGLPLRCHPDDAPMIRQMPLIQEGYGFPATAVPTLVTDLVDGARVPLGDGFLEVVHVPGHAMGEVMFVLPGLAIVGDCLFAGSVGRTDLPGGDFATLEKSIRERIYTLPDATIVVSGHGPDTTVGREKATNPYVRG
- a CDS encoding ParA family protein; the encoded protein is MGNVIAVVNHKGGVGKTTTAINLAAGLTRYSDVTSSCLIIDMDPHGCATSTLLGKLDGEPPARSVFDVLRRAITPQDGIASTIYDENIDLLPASPSLESMAKTQITDRLAKVVQALSTSYGWIIIDTPPDLGVLTQNALVAADYALIPTPCTGLAIPTLHQMKQLIERVQERQNIWLQLMGVLVTMKDGRTPLQKNMKKELGNVFGPNDVFKTIITTNIKIEEAPAASQSIYAYDSGCLGASLYRDWIKKEFLKKHQKLEKRKVELREHMELTREAAEEG